A window of Gadus chalcogrammus isolate NIFS_2021 chromosome 16, NIFS_Gcha_1.0, whole genome shotgun sequence contains these coding sequences:
- the LOC130405438 gene encoding uncharacterized protein LOC130405438 → MAHREGRTSLPNLRPVFGDPDFTAGPFVTRRSTSDISYFLSSLYISDNDTSTLSTTHHIGHSPIDVPRTPGNVPNTVGRVRMGLEDVDNDENDVVGNENDVENDGDSNDNNGEDNRGAVWEETVTQETQTESEELANNINSLQNQVEQFKAEFRESVTSAVNRELSFRGWVEENLTQLEKFSCDGIGKLERTVYNCLLRRDEQWRKQVHGLRPTSTPVPLRTIAVSTNVSPIATQASPMVTQAGQYVATPPGRMKSVASPMYHKPPVNLDFPRFGPSSESSDVLRFIERCENFLEMRPITSHELMGALSSVLKGSALSWWKATKSQVHDSISFREAFLAAFLSTDYLSEVEEKLRTTVQKPDQCLRDFAFDYQDLCLEWKQDMPEEEIVRRILNNSNPKIAGCLRGTVTTVAQLVKVGSMVEKDCSGAKEYWQKVHASSDRQEKKTSDKRSKHGAAELTVVQHQTHRDKDQQGLLLVPITIRGMQGDAVVDTGSTFTLMKQSLWRQVTAADENFLPAERQRFVMADGTTHQALGKKTICLDWHGKQWPAEVHVMDDRHLAFPVILGLDFLATTGVLIHLAKNSYGLKTDRGYTYHTFKRQPLTTTGWNNNSLSSLEGVHLYYALPPGAYPQCWVSSTTETPSPRHDSNWPEGLQQLMENWPTDTSGKLGKTEVEKHAIFLEDEVPVRSKAYRVSPLKKRIVEEHVEKMLAEDIIEPSQSAWSSPVVLVNKPDGSYRFCVDYRRVNAKTLPDAYPMPIIHDILESLEGASWFSSLDLQSGYWQMAMTKESKPKTAFITSLGLFQFKSMPFGLRNAAASFQRLMERVLGNLRGKMCFVYIDDIIVYSHSRHNHIQDLAAVFQRLQEANLSLNMKKCHFFKQELKFLGHIVSDRGVEVDPAKTQAVADFPTPKDLKALQRYLGLAGWYHKFIPPFADLAAPLNHLKRKGVEWLWTSECQASVDALKEALQNPPVLAQPDLSLPFQVLTDASDVGLGAILSQNTPEGEQVIAYASRGLRGPECNYSTSEKECLAVVWAVEKWRHYLEGVEFSVYTDHAALSWAFNCPKTSSRLTRWTLRLQQFHFKVHYRKGCLNSAPDALSRAHEPLSIHPSPCWAVSTKIYSVLPTTLAEIAEEQEKDQRVCELKQDSAQTDVPLTRIGFVVQQGVLYRRLPVRDQGQKYQMVVPQSLVSEFLRYFHDNPLGGHLGQLKTLLKVLGVAWWPNVRKDVWAHVKSCIPCQQYKADNAKPSGLLQSTVVEKPGVMLGVDLMGPLPRSKKANCYLLVVVDYCSKWVEMFPLRDSKTPRLVKILREEIFTRWGVPQYMVSDRGPQFTSKLLTNLCNTWGQGWTGRTKRPGHFLAQTGPHN, encoded by the coding sequence ATGGCTCATAGAGAGGGAAGGACCTCTTTGCCTAATCTAAGGCCTGTATTTGGTGATCCAGATTTTACTGCAGGACCTTTTGTTACGAGAAGATCTACTTCAGATATATCTTATTTTCTGAGCTCATTGTATATAAGTGACAATGACACTAGTACACTTAGCACTACACACCACATTGGTCATAGCCCTATTGATGTTCCACGCACTCCTGGTAATGTTCCAAATACTGTGGGTAGGGTTAGAATGGGTTTGGAGGATGTTGATAATGACGAAAATGATGTTGTTGGTAATGAAAATGATGTTGAAAATGATGGTGatagtaatgataataatggTGAGGATAACAGGGGGGCTGTATGGGAAGAAACGGttacacaggaaacacagacagagagtgaggaaTTGGCAAATAACATCAATAGCCTACAAAACCAAGTGGAACAGTTTAAAGCTGAATTTAGGGAGTCTGTAACAAGTGCTGTAAATAGGGAGTTGAGTTTTAGAGGGTGGGTGGAAGAAAACCTGACTCAACTAGAAAAGTTCTCGTGTGATGGTATAGGAAAGTTGGAGAGGACAGTGTACAATTGCCTTCTTCGAAGAGATGAACAATGGAGAAAACAAGTGCACGGGCTAAGGCCCACTAGCACTCCCGTACCACTGAGAACTATAGCAGTCTCCACTAATGTAAGCCCAATAGCTACCCAAGCTAGCCCAATGGTTACCCAAGCTGGTCAGTATGTTGCAACACCTCCTGGCCGTATGAAGTCTGTTGCCTCTCCAATGTACCACAAGCCCCCTGTGAACCTGGATTTTCCCAGATTCGGCCCTAGCAGTGAATCCTCTGATGTCTTGCGGTTTATCGAACGGTGTGAAAACTTTCTAGAAATGAGACCCATTACTTCGCATGAGCTAATGGGTGCGCTATCCTCAGTTTTAAAGGGCTCAGCACTCAGTTGGTGGAAAGCTACCAAAAGTCAGGTACATGATTCGATCTCATTCAGAGAAGCCTTTCTAGCAGCTTTCCTATCCACAGATTACTTGAGTGAAGTGGAGGAGAAGTTGAGAACCACCGTTCAGAAGCCAGACCAGTGCCTCCGAGATTTCGCCTTTGACTACCAGGATTTATGTCTGGAATGGAAGCAGGACATGCCTGAAGAAGAGATTGTAAGGCGTATCTTGAATAATAGCAATCCTAAAATAGCGGGGTGCCTCCGTGGGACGGTGACAACCGTGGCACAACTGGTGAAGGTGGGCTCTATGGTGGAGAAGGACTGCTCTGGAGCCAAGGAGTACTGGCAGAAGGTGCATGCTAGTTCAGAtagacaagaaaaaaaaacatcagataAAAGGAGCAAGCATGGAGCAGCTGAATTAACGGTAGTTcaacatcaaacacacagagataaaGATCAACAGGGTCTACTGTTAGTTCCCATTACCATCAGAGGCATGCAGGGAGACGCTGTAGTAGACACAGGCAGCACTTTCACATTGATGAAGCAGAGTCTATGGCGACAGGTGACAGCAGCAGATGAAAACTTCCTaccagcagagagacagaggttcGTCATGGCAGACGGGACCACACACCAAGCCCTGGGGAAGAAAACTATTTGCCTCGATTGGCATGGCAAACAATGGCCTGCTGAAGTACACGTGATGGATGACCGTCACCTTGCTTTCCCTGTGATTCTAGGCCTAGACTTCCTAGCTACTACCGGTGTTCTCATTCATCTGGCTAAGAACAGTTATGGACTAAAGACAGATAGAGGCTACACCTATCATACCTTTAAACGACAACCTCTCACCACTACTGGGTGGAACAACAACAGTCTTAGCTCTCTAGAGGGGGTACACCTCTACTATGCCCTGCCTCCGGGTGCTTACCCTCAGTGTTGGGTCTCCTCTACAACAGAaaccccatctcccaggcatgATTCTAACTGGCCTGAAGGGCTTCAGCAACTTATGGAAAACTGGCCGACGGATACCTCTGGGAAGCTGGGAAAAACTGAGGTGGAGAAGCATGCCATCTTCCTGGAAGATGAAGTTCCTGTCCGGAGCAAGGCATATCGGGTATCTCCTCTGAAGAAGAGAATAGTAGAAGAACATGTGGAGAAAATGCTGGCTGAGGACATCATCGAACCATCACAATCTGCCTGGTCCTCACCTGTGGTTCTCGTCAACAAACCTGATGGATCCTATAGGTTTTGCGTAGACTACAGGAGAGTGAATGCCAAGACCTTGCCTGATGCATATCCAATGCCCATCATACACGACATTCTTGAATCATTGGAGGGAGCCTCTTGGTTCAGTTCATTGGATTTGCAATCGGGATATTGGCAGATGGCAATGACAAAAGAAAGCAAGCCTAAGACTGCATTTATAACATCACTAGGGCTGTTCCAGTTCAAATCCATGCCGTTCGGTCTCCGAAATGCTGCTGCAAGCTTTCAAAGGCTAATGGAGCGGGTCCTAGGGAATTTGAGAGGAAAGATGTGTTTTGTGTACATAGACGACATCATTGTGTATTCTCATTCCCGCCACAACCACATACAGGATCTGGCTGCAGTCTTCCAAAGGCTGCAAGAAGCAAACCTCAGCCTTAACATGAAGAAGTGCCACTTTTTCAAACAGGAACTTAAGTTTCTTGGCCACATTGTCTCAgacagaggggtggaggtggacccAGCTAAAACACAGGCTGTGGCTGACTTCCCTACTCCCAAGGACTTAAAGGCTCTGCAGCGCTATCTTGGACTGGCTGGCTGGTATCATAAATTCATTCCCCCGTTTGCCGACCTTGCAGCCCCGCTTAACCATCTCAAGAGGAAAGGAGTGGAGTGGCTATGGACCAGTGAATGCCAGGCCAGTGTGGATGCCTTAAAGGAGGCCTTGCAGAATCCACCAGTGCTGGCACAGCCTGATCTATCCTTACCATTCCAGGTGCTAACAGATGCTAGTGACGTGGGCCTTGGCGCCATCTTGTCCCAGAACACACCAGAAGGGGAGCAGGTGATAGCCTATGCCTCCAGGGGACTCCGAGGTCCAGAGTGCAATTATTCCACCTCGGAAAAGGAGTGCCTGGCAGTGGTATGGGCGGTTGAAAAGTGGAGGCACTACTTAGAAGGAGTGGAGTTCTCCGTCTACACTGATCATGCTGCACTGTCGTGGGCGTTCAATTGCCCAAAGACTAGCTCCCGTCTGACCCGGTGGACCCTACGATTACAGCAGTTCCATTTCAAGGTACATTACCGAAAGGGCTGTCTCAATTCAGCACCAGATGCGTTGTCCCGGGCTCACGAACCTCTCTCAATTCACCCATCACCGTGCTGGGCTGTCTCCACCAAAATCTACTCTGTTTTGCCTACTACCCTGGCAGAGATAGCAGAGGAACAAGAGAAGGACCAACGGGTGTGTGAGCTGAAGCAGGACAGTGCCCAGACAGATGTGCCTTTAACTCGCATTGGCTTTGTGGTCCAACAAGGGGTGTTGTACAGAAGACTTCCTGTACGGGACCAGGGACAGAAGTACCAGATGGTCGTTCCACAATCCCTGGTGTCCGAATTTCTGAGGTACTTTCATGATAATCCCCTTGGTGGTCACCTGGGTCAGCTGAAGACTCTATTAAAGGTGTTGGGAGTAGCCTGGTGGCCGAATGTCCGCAAAGATGTGTGGGCACATGTCAAGTCCTGTATACCCTGTCAGCAGTACAAAGCGGATAACGCCAAGCCATCAGGACTACTGCAGAGCACAGTAGTTGAAAAACCGGGAGTGATGCTGGGTGTTGACCTCATGGGGCCATTACCTAGAAGTAAGAAAGCCAACTGTTACCTCCTGGTGGTGGTCGACTATTGCTCTAAATGGGTGGAAATGTTTCCCTTGAGGGACAGCAAGACACCCCGTCTGGTCAAAATCCTCAGAGAGGAAATCTTCACCCGGTGGGGGGTGCCGCAATACATGGTTTCGGACCGAGGTCCACAGTTTACTTCAAAACTTCTCACTAACCTCTGCAACACATGGGGGCAGGGCTGGACTGGGAGAACAAAACGGCCCGGGCATTTTTTGGCTCAGACCGGCCCACATAATTAG